One Aneurinibacillus migulanus genomic region harbors:
- the secA gene encoding preprotein translocase subunit SecA: protein MLGIIKKIIGDSNERDVKKLNKRVERVNALEPQMQALTDEQLRNKTDEFKERLAKGETLDDILYEAFAVCREASRRVLGMRHYDVQLIGGMALHEGKIAEMRTGEGKTLVATLPSYLNALAGKGVHVITVNEYLAARDAEEMGQIYNFLGLTWAVNLNGMSPDAKREAYAADITYGTNNEFGFDYLRDNMVLYKEQMVQRPLNYCIVDEVDSILIDEARTPLIISGEAEKSTELYHVAARFAVRLKEKEHYTIDIKANSVSLTEQGVAEVERAFNIENLYDNEHILLNHHVNIALKARALMKRDIDYVVDNGEVVIVDEFTGRLMQGRRYSDGLHQAIEAKEGLQVQNESMTLATITLQNYFRMYEKLGGMTGTAKTEEEEFQKIYGLHVVVIPTNKPVIREDKPDAIYKTERGKYRAVVDDVEVHHKEGRPVLVGTTSIEKSELISSLLRKKGIRHEVLNAKQHEREAEIVSLAGQRGAVTIATNMAGRGTDIKLGEGVAELGGLHIIGTERHESRRIDNQLRGRAGRQGDPGSSQFFISLEDELMRKFGSENIMGMMDRLGMEEDMPIESKMVSRAIESSQKRVEGANFDMRRVVLQYDDVMNQQRTVIYKQRREVLESESLRDVVVGMVMSHVERLIDVHCPDEVVEEEWDLEALINHCHGTFLHEGQLEAKDIWGKDREEIVEVFRELVEGLYSEREQLMDEAEFREFEKVVVLRAVDSKWMDHIDAMDQFRQGIHLRAYGQTDPLREYQMEGYEMFNQMIASIEEEVATYIMKANIGSNLQRQEVAKGQAIAPSDSGEPAPKKPVRRQEPKIGRNDPCYCGSGKKYKNCCGQEE, encoded by the coding sequence ATGCTAGGAATAATCAAAAAAATTATAGGCGATTCTAATGAGCGCGACGTAAAAAAGCTGAATAAGCGCGTCGAAAGAGTTAATGCTCTGGAACCGCAAATGCAGGCACTAACAGACGAACAGCTACGAAATAAAACCGATGAATTCAAAGAACGGCTTGCCAAAGGCGAGACGCTGGATGATATCTTATATGAAGCGTTTGCGGTATGTCGCGAAGCCAGCCGCCGCGTGTTGGGGATGCGTCACTACGACGTTCAGTTAATCGGTGGTATGGCGCTGCATGAAGGTAAAATCGCCGAGATGAGAACCGGTGAAGGGAAGACACTGGTAGCGACGCTGCCGTCGTACTTAAATGCGCTCGCCGGTAAAGGCGTGCATGTCATCACAGTTAATGAATACTTGGCAGCGCGTGATGCCGAAGAAATGGGGCAGATTTATAATTTCCTTGGTTTGACATGGGCGGTGAATCTGAACGGTATGTCGCCAGATGCAAAGCGCGAAGCCTATGCAGCCGACATTACGTACGGAACGAACAATGAATTCGGCTTCGATTATCTGCGCGATAACATGGTGCTATATAAGGAACAAATGGTACAGCGCCCACTCAATTATTGTATCGTCGATGAAGTGGACAGTATCCTGATCGACGAAGCGCGGACACCATTGATTATCTCGGGCGAAGCGGAGAAGTCGACCGAGCTGTATCATGTAGCGGCCCGTTTCGCTGTGCGTTTAAAGGAAAAGGAACATTATACGATCGATATTAAGGCGAATTCCGTATCCCTGACCGAGCAAGGGGTGGCGGAAGTTGAACGTGCGTTCAATATCGAAAACCTGTATGACAATGAGCATATTCTGTTGAATCACCATGTTAACATTGCGCTGAAAGCCCGTGCACTGATGAAGCGAGATATCGACTATGTGGTAGACAACGGAGAAGTTGTTATTGTTGATGAATTTACCGGACGTCTCATGCAAGGACGTAGATACAGCGACGGACTGCATCAGGCGATTGAAGCGAAGGAAGGCTTGCAAGTACAGAATGAGAGCATGACGCTTGCGACGATTACCTTGCAGAACTACTTCCGGATGTATGAAAAACTGGGCGGTATGACTGGTACAGCCAAGACTGAGGAAGAAGAATTCCAGAAGATCTACGGTCTGCATGTGGTAGTTATCCCGACGAATAAACCGGTTATTCGTGAGGATAAGCCAGATGCGATTTATAAAACAGAGCGCGGTAAATATCGTGCCGTGGTAGACGATGTAGAGGTGCACCATAAGGAAGGTCGTCCGGTGCTGGTAGGTACGACATCGATTGAGAAGTCAGAGCTTATCTCCAGCTTGTTGCGTAAAAAAGGCATTCGTCATGAAGTTTTGAATGCGAAGCAGCATGAGCGAGAGGCGGAAATCGTTTCTTTAGCTGGTCAGCGTGGTGCGGTAACGATCGCGACTAACATGGCGGGCCGTGGTACGGACATTAAACTGGGTGAAGGGGTAGCCGAACTTGGAGGTCTTCATATTATCGGTACGGAGCGTCATGAGAGCCGTCGAATTGATAATCAGTTGCGTGGACGTGCTGGACGTCAAGGGGACCCTGGTTCCTCTCAGTTCTTCATCTCCTTAGAAGACGAACTGATGCGCAAGTTTGGTTCGGAAAACATTATGGGTATGATGGATCGTCTTGGCATGGAAGAAGACATGCCGATCGAGAGTAAGATGGTATCCCGAGCGATCGAATCGTCGCAGAAGCGCGTAGAAGGTGCGAACTTCGACATGCGTCGTGTCGTCCTGCAATATGACGATGTGATGAACCAACAGCGTACGGTTATCTACAAACAGCGCCGTGAAGTGCTTGAGTCTGAATCGCTGCGCGATGTAGTCGTTGGTATGGTTATGTCCCATGTTGAGCGTCTTATCGATGTTCATTGTCCGGATGAAGTTGTAGAGGAAGAATGGGATCTCGAAGCTCTTATCAATCATTGCCACGGTACATTTTTGCATGAAGGACAACTGGAAGCAAAAGACATCTGGGGCAAGGACCGCGAAGAAATCGTGGAAGTGTTCCGTGAGTTGGTGGAGGGCCTGTACTCCGAGCGCGAGCAATTAATGGATGAAGCGGAATTCCGTGAATTCGAGAAGGTTGTCGTGTTACGTGCGGTAGACAGCAAATGGATGGATCATATCGATGCGATGGATCAATTCCGTCAGGGTATCCATCTGCGGGCATACGGTCAGACCGATCCGCTGCGCGAGTACCAGATGGAAGGCTACGAGATGTTCAATCAGATGATCGCGAGCATCGAGGAAGAGGTTGCGACATATATCATGAAAGCTAATATTGGCAGCAACCTGCAGCGTCAAGAAGTAGCCAAAGGACAGGCAATTGCACCGTCTGATTCCGGCGAACCAGCACCGAAGAAACCGGTGCGCCGCCAAGAGCCGAAAATCGGACGCAATGATCCGTGCTACTGCGGAAGTGGAAAAAAATATAAGAACTGCTGCGGCCAGGAGGAATAG
- the hpf gene encoding ribosome hibernation-promoting factor, HPF/YfiA family: protein MQYNTRGENIEVTPALRDYVEKKIGRLERYFENTSSFSCNVTLRVLRGEHTVEVTIPMPGVILRAEDTNSDMYAAIDLVVEKLERQIRKHKTKVNRKYRQQGAVFVEADPLATDQEVQVEDENDQLEIVKTKRFNLKPMDAEEAVLQMDMLGHNFFVFSNAETEEVNVVYRRKDGRYGLIEPENV from the coding sequence ATGCAATACAACACCCGTGGTGAAAATATCGAAGTAACTCCTGCACTCCGAGACTATGTAGAGAAAAAAATTGGTCGCCTCGAGCGCTATTTTGAGAATACTTCCTCATTTTCCTGCAACGTTACGCTTCGCGTGCTGCGAGGTGAACATACAGTGGAAGTGACTATTCCAATGCCGGGAGTTATCCTCCGAGCTGAAGATACGAACAGCGATATGTATGCGGCGATTGATCTGGTCGTTGAGAAACTAGAACGTCAAATCCGCAAACATAAAACAAAAGTGAACCGTAAATACCGCCAACAAGGCGCGGTGTTCGTGGAAGCCGATCCGTTAGCCACCGACCAGGAAGTGCAGGTGGAAGACGAGAACGACCAGCTTGAAATCGTGAAAACAAAACGCTTCAACCTGAAGCCGATGGATGCTGAAGAAGCTGTGCTACAGATGGATATGCTGGGGCATAATTTCTTCGTATTCAGCAATGCGGAGACGGAAGAAGTGAACGTTGTGTACCGCCGCAAAGACGGTCGCTACGGCCTGATTGAGCCGGAAAACGTATAA
- the prfB gene encoding peptide chain release factor 2 (programmed frameshift) produces MPLTEAKQQMTAIGKRLAEIRGSLDLPGKQKQIAALEEKMAMPNFWDDNESAQVVIGEVNVLKDAVNAIQQMETAYEDIEVMMDLYAEEEDESLISDIVKEAEALQERLNEYELQLLLSQPYDRKNAILELHPGAGGTESQDWADMLLRMYTRWAEKQGFKVETLDYLPGEEAGVKSVTLLIKGHNAYGYLKAEKGVHRLVRISPFDSSGRRHTSFVSCDVMPEIDDDIEIDIKPDELKIDTYRSSGAGGQHVNTTDSAVRITHVPTGVVVTCQTERSQIKNRERAMKMLRSKLYERKIQEQEEEAAKLRGEQKEIGWGSQIRSYVFHPYSMVKDHRTNHETGNVQAVMDGELTPFIDAYLRQQLGHTTES; encoded by the exons ATGCCACTGACAGAAGCAAAACAGCAAATGACAGCTATCGGCAAGCGATTGGCTGAGATTAGGGGGTCTCTT GACCTCCCTGGTAAACAGAAGCAAATCGCCGCGTTAGAAGAGAAGATGGCGATGCCGAACTTCTGGGACGATAATGAATCTGCTCAGGTTGTGATCGGCGAGGTTAATGTGCTGAAAGATGCAGTCAATGCCATTCAGCAAATGGAGACCGCGTACGAAGATATCGAAGTTATGATGGATTTGTATGCGGAAGAGGAGGATGAGTCGCTCATCTCCGACATTGTGAAAGAGGCAGAAGCATTGCAGGAGCGGTTGAACGAGTATGAGCTACAGCTACTGCTTAGCCAGCCGTACGACAGGAAAAATGCGATACTTGAATTGCACCCTGGCGCGGGCGGAACGGAATCGCAGGACTGGGCAGATATGCTGCTGCGTATGTATACTCGATGGGCTGAGAAGCAGGGCTTTAAGGTGGAGACGCTTGATTACTTACCCGGTGAGGAAGCCGGGGTAAAAAGCGTTACTTTGTTAATTAAAGGACACAATGCTTATGGCTATCTGAAAGCAGAAAAAGGGGTACATCGACTGGTGCGTATCTCTCCGTTTGACTCATCCGGACGACGTCATACTTCGTTCGTTTCGTGTGACGTCATGCCGGAGATTGACGACGATATCGAAATCGATATTAAGCCAGATGAATTAAAAATCGACACATATCGTTCCAGCGGTGCGGGTGGCCAGCACGTTAATACAACTGACTCTGCAGTACGGATTACGCACGTGCCGACAGGAGTCGTAGTTACATGCCAAACGGAGCGCTCGCAGATTAAAAACCGTGAGAGGGCGATGAAGATGCTGCGTTCCAAACTGTATGAAAGAAAGATTCAGGAGCAGGAGGAAGAGGCGGCTAAGCTGCGCGGCGAGCAAAAAGAAATCGGCTGGGGCAGCCAGATTCGTTCCTATGTGTTCCATCCATACAGTATGGTGAAAGATCATCGCACAAACCACGAGACGGGAAATGTGCAAGCAGTGATGGATGGGGAGTTAACTCCGTTCATTGATGCGTATCTTCGACAGCAGCTCGGACACACGACAGAATCATAA
- a CDS encoding HD-GYP domain-containing protein: protein MGLVSTSYELIGRILYTDIYNEQGTLLLSAGKMLTAKDIDSLLINNIFEIAVKGATHEIKPIDNIAPELLHQIDEAWNYDPEMAVIYKETLSGIKDLLDRTKEGEQVNIQEMVTQFSPLIKHALEHRYVFHPLHTLKGKDEYTYRHSINVGLLSALIARLLGLPDEVCVEVGEAGLFHDIGKLEIPDGILNKPSRLEEEERKIMRKHTQYGYTLLRKFPNLPKSFADVALLHHECLNGTGYPFGLRHENIPLSVQIVSVADKFDALASDRVYREKVSPFEAATALWNAQFAGLMNPAIVTPFVTYIIESYIGSKVRLSNGQKGVIVRYNHQEPLRPLIRTDEGLFTKLEVERDIQIVEVF from the coding sequence ATGGGGCTAGTATCTACATCATACGAACTCATCGGGCGCATCCTATATACAGACATATACAACGAACAAGGGACGCTCCTGCTCAGCGCAGGGAAAATGCTGACCGCCAAAGACATTGATTCGCTGCTCATCAACAATATTTTTGAAATTGCGGTCAAAGGTGCGACGCATGAAATAAAGCCAATCGACAACATTGCACCGGAGCTTCTGCACCAAATCGATGAAGCGTGGAACTATGATCCGGAAATGGCTGTCATCTATAAAGAAACACTCTCCGGCATTAAAGACCTGTTAGACAGGACCAAAGAAGGAGAACAGGTCAACATTCAGGAGATGGTCACCCAGTTCTCCCCTCTTATCAAGCATGCCTTAGAACATCGCTATGTCTTCCATCCACTCCATACACTTAAAGGAAAAGATGAATACACATACCGCCACAGCATCAATGTTGGCCTCTTATCAGCGCTCATCGCCCGTCTGCTCGGACTTCCCGATGAAGTATGCGTAGAAGTAGGTGAAGCCGGACTCTTTCACGATATCGGAAAGCTGGAGATTCCCGATGGAATCCTGAATAAACCATCTAGGCTCGAAGAAGAAGAACGGAAGATCATGCGTAAGCACACTCAATACGGATACACCTTGCTGCGTAAGTTCCCCAACCTCCCCAAATCATTCGCCGATGTAGCGCTACTGCATCATGAATGCCTGAACGGAACAGGCTATCCATTCGGTTTACGTCATGAAAATATCCCACTATCCGTACAAATTGTATCCGTGGCAGACAAATTCGACGCACTGGCATCTGACCGTGTATACAGGGAGAAGGTCTCCCCATTCGAAGCGGCTACAGCGCTCTGGAACGCTCAGTTCGCCGGGCTAATGAATCCAGCTATAGTAACACCGTTCGTAACGTATATTATCGAGTCCTATATTGGTTCAAAGGTACGGCTGTCGAACGGTCAAAAAGGCGTAATTGTACGATACAACCACCAGGAACCGCTCCGTCCTCTAATCCGGACGGATGAAGGATTATTTACGAAACTAGAAGTAGAGCGGGACATACAGATTGTCGAGGTATTCTGA
- a CDS encoding DEAD/DEAH box helicase: MSHSPSLKDIKSLCGTTSYQRGEAYYKSRRVLQLNYDPNKLHYHAVVSGSKQYNVDITLEDSGYIEAECECPAFHSYYNYCKHIAAVLFHIHAFNQNGKSTPRHSQHLSEDKSISKAGISRRDVQLAENIISLFEDTSVGAQNVGNVPQKYNQVLEVEFTCKVASTNYPSQKNLFGIEMKVRSSERLYIVQKIQDFLSKIEQQATHSFSKRFTFDPSIHTFKETDWAIIQQLIEVHHNETAYREALSGHSHAYMFSTGRLLFIPPLAWEKLLPKLKEATVMFEHEMNTYERIKTREGNVPLHFQLNKARAEGYQLDIRGLDQVTVMENYGCVLAAGTLYNMPGTQLRRLTKMKEMFQYRPNQQVLIPSSQIETFVERVIPELKKMSTVDIEQNISNRIMNPPLHAKLHLDRNEDRLLARLEYEYGDIVIAPFHSDVDHQDYSNRILLRDSEQESRIMNVLEQSSFKYNGSELYMDDEEGMYHFLYHLLPQLKKTAEIYVTSSLRPMMYSSLHSPKMTVDVDAKTQWLDINFGIEGIDEQEIHHILQSIVEKKKYYRLQDGSFLSLEEDEFLDIGLFMEEMDIRQSEVKDTHIQLSVVRGFHLLDSDERTPAIQIEKSLRQLFENMRNPDKLDFEIPETLSPVLRDYQKYGFQWLKTLAHYHFGGILADDMGLGKTLQCIAFILSEQQKSTTTGLPVLIVSPASLLYNWKNELKKFAPELKTVIITGDKQERTKILNELSNVDVLITSYPLLRRDMELYANHRFHTLILDEAQAVKNYATKTAQAVREIHAQHRFALTGTPIENSLEDLWSIFDAVFPELFPSKKAFAELSREAVARRVRPFILRRMKSDVLKELPEKIETLQTSDLSPEQKKLYMAYLMKLQQETIQQLQTESFQKNRMKILAGLTRLRQLCCHPSLFLENYTGDSGKLDQLLEIVEDYRNAGKRILIFSQFTEMLSIIRRELEQCGLSYFYLDGKTPASERVELCRRFNEGEQDVFLISLKAGGTGLNLTGADTVILYDLWWNPAVEQQAADRAHRMGQKNVVQVIRLITQGTIEEKMYELQQQKKNLIDEVIQPGEGALFTLTENEIRELLMI, encoded by the coding sequence ATGAGTCATTCACCATCCCTAAAAGATATCAAGTCATTGTGTGGTACGACTTCCTACCAACGTGGTGAAGCTTATTACAAATCGCGTCGGGTACTTCAGCTGAATTACGACCCGAATAAGCTGCATTATCACGCTGTTGTCTCAGGAAGCAAGCAGTATAACGTCGATATCACACTTGAGGATTCTGGCTATATAGAGGCGGAATGTGAATGTCCAGCCTTTCATTCATATTATAACTACTGCAAGCATATTGCCGCAGTTTTATTTCACATTCATGCTTTTAATCAGAATGGGAAGAGTACCCCCCGTCATTCTCAGCATCTATCAGAAGATAAGAGCATCTCGAAAGCCGGTATTTCAAGAAGAGATGTACAGCTGGCAGAAAACATCATTTCACTTTTCGAAGATACTTCTGTTGGGGCACAAAACGTAGGTAACGTTCCCCAAAAATATAACCAAGTGCTTGAAGTAGAATTCACATGCAAAGTTGCGTCTACCAACTACCCTTCTCAAAAAAACCTGTTTGGAATCGAAATGAAGGTTAGAAGCAGCGAACGATTGTATATCGTCCAGAAAATCCAAGACTTTCTTTCAAAAATAGAACAGCAAGCTACTCATTCGTTCTCGAAACGCTTCACGTTCGATCCTTCCATACACACATTTAAAGAAACGGATTGGGCAATCATTCAGCAGCTGATTGAGGTGCACCACAATGAAACGGCCTATCGCGAGGCCTTAAGCGGCCATTCTCACGCTTATATGTTCAGTACCGGTCGATTGTTGTTCATTCCCCCTCTGGCATGGGAGAAGTTGTTGCCAAAATTGAAGGAAGCAACTGTTATGTTCGAGCACGAAATGAACACATATGAGCGTATCAAAACCAGGGAAGGAAACGTTCCGCTTCACTTTCAATTAAACAAAGCGCGAGCCGAGGGCTATCAACTGGACATTCGAGGCCTGGATCAAGTCACAGTAATGGAGAACTATGGTTGCGTGCTTGCGGCAGGAACGCTGTACAACATGCCCGGAACACAGCTACGGCGACTCACCAAAATGAAAGAAATGTTTCAATATAGGCCCAACCAGCAAGTACTGATTCCTTCTTCTCAAATTGAAACCTTTGTGGAACGTGTTATTCCCGAACTGAAAAAAATGAGCACCGTTGACATCGAACAGAACATTTCTAATCGGATTATGAACCCGCCGCTGCATGCTAAGCTTCATCTCGATCGGAATGAGGATCGACTGTTGGCCAGGCTGGAATATGAATACGGCGATATCGTAATTGCACCCTTTCATTCGGACGTTGACCATCAGGACTATTCGAACCGTATTCTCTTGCGCGACAGTGAACAGGAAAGTCGGATTATGAATGTACTTGAACAATCTTCATTCAAGTACAATGGCAGCGAGCTTTATATGGATGATGAGGAAGGGATGTATCACTTTCTATATCACCTTCTTCCCCAGCTGAAGAAAACAGCTGAGATTTATGTAACGTCTTCCTTAAGACCGATGATGTACAGCAGCCTTCACTCACCAAAAATGACGGTAGATGTCGATGCGAAAACACAATGGCTCGACATCAACTTTGGTATAGAAGGTATCGACGAACAGGAAATTCATCATATCCTTCAAAGCATTGTAGAGAAAAAGAAATACTACCGTTTACAGGACGGATCATTTCTGTCATTGGAGGAGGATGAGTTTCTAGACATCGGCCTCTTTATGGAAGAAATGGATATTCGCCAATCAGAAGTGAAAGATACTCATATCCAATTGTCAGTTGTTCGCGGATTTCATTTACTAGATTCAGATGAAAGAACACCTGCAATTCAAATCGAAAAATCGCTTCGCCAGCTATTCGAAAACATGAGAAATCCGGATAAGCTTGATTTTGAGATTCCGGAGACGCTTTCCCCTGTACTGCGGGACTACCAGAAATATGGCTTCCAATGGTTAAAGACATTGGCTCATTACCACTTTGGTGGCATTTTGGCAGATGATATGGGACTTGGTAAAACACTACAGTGCATTGCCTTTATTCTTTCAGAACAACAGAAAAGCACAACGACCGGACTTCCTGTACTCATCGTTTCTCCAGCTTCGTTACTGTACAACTGGAAGAACGAATTAAAAAAATTCGCACCCGAGCTAAAGACAGTGATCATTACAGGCGATAAGCAAGAACGAACAAAAATTTTGAATGAATTATCGAACGTAGATGTATTGATTACGTCTTATCCGCTGCTGCGAAGGGATATGGAATTGTATGCGAATCACCGTTTTCATACCCTTATTCTAGATGAAGCTCAGGCAGTAAAAAATTATGCCACAAAGACTGCGCAAGCCGTCAGAGAAATCCACGCCCAGCATCGTTTTGCTTTAACAGGAACCCCTATAGAAAATTCACTGGAGGATCTGTGGTCAATATTTGATGCGGTATTTCCTGAACTGTTCCCCAGTAAAAAAGCATTTGCTGAGCTCTCTCGTGAAGCAGTGGCGAGAAGGGTACGTCCGTTTATTTTACGCCGGATGAAATCCGATGTACTGAAGGAGTTGCCCGAGAAAATAGAAACCCTTCAGACTTCCGATTTGTCGCCGGAACAGAAAAAGCTGTACATGGCTTATTTAATGAAGCTACAGCAGGAAACCATTCAACAGCTTCAAACAGAGAGCTTCCAAAAAAATCGAATGAAGATTTTGGCGGGCCTGACCCGTCTACGGCAACTATGCTGTCACCCTTCCTTATTCCTTGAGAATTATACAGGCGATTCAGGGAAGTTAGACCAGCTCTTGGAGATCGTAGAGGACTATCGTAACGCCGGTAAACGAATACTCATCTTCTCCCAGTTTACGGAGATGCTAAGCATCATCCGGCGGGAGCTGGAACAATGCGGTTTATCCTATTTCTATTTGGACGGCAAAACACCTGCAAGTGAGCGAGTGGAACTGTGTCGCCGTTTTAATGAAGGGGAACAGGACGTCTTTCTCATTTCCTTAAAGGCAGGCGGAACCGGATTGAATTTGACGGGAGCAGACACCGTTATCCTCTATGACCTCTGGTGGAACCCGGCGGTGGAGCAACAAGCAGCCGACCGCGCACACCGTATGGGACAGAAGAACGTTGTGCAGGTCATCCGGCTGATCACACAAGGCACGATTGAAGAGAAAATGTATGAGCTACAGCAACAGAAGAAAAACCTGATCGACGAAGTCATCCAGCCAGGTGAAGGTGCTTTGTTTACTTTGACCGAGAATGAAATTCGCGAGTTGCTGATGATTTAA